From one Microlunatus sp. Gsoil 973 genomic stretch:
- a CDS encoding OsmC family protein, which produces MPENQKPDSLRTVSLQRSEKGSYVATNVRGGTIPIGSGADGDFTPVELLLAALAACSAIDIDFITAKRSEPLTFAATASGDKINDELGNRLINLMLDFDVSFPDDAGGRQATDVLERSIRQSHDRLCTVGRTVETGTPVTAALRGRPVTG; this is translated from the coding sequence ATGCCAGAGAACCAGAAGCCGGACAGCCTGCGCACCGTCTCCCTGCAGCGCAGCGAGAAGGGCAGCTACGTGGCGACAAACGTCCGTGGCGGGACGATCCCCATCGGCAGCGGCGCCGACGGTGACTTCACCCCTGTGGAGCTGCTGCTGGCCGCTCTCGCGGCCTGTAGCGCCATCGACATCGATTTCATCACCGCGAAGCGGTCGGAACCCCTGACCTTCGCCGCGACGGCGTCGGGGGACAAGATCAACGACGAGCTGGGAAACCGGCTGATCAACCTGATGCTCGACTTCGACGTCAGCTTTCCCGACGACGCCGGCGGCCGGCAGGCCACCGACGTGCTGGAGCGGTCGATCCGGCAGTCCCACGATCGGCTGTGCACCGTCGGTCGCACGGTCGAGACCGGCACGCCGGTCACCGCGGCGTTGCGGGGTCGACCCGTGACCGGGTGA